The Fusarium poae strain DAOMC 252244 chromosome 2, whole genome shotgun sequence nucleotide sequence CGCCAAGTTTCTTCTCGAAAGTCCTAGCCTTGAGGGCATCATTTGTACTTGCTCAAGCCTCAATGGACGTTGGTGGTTTTTACATCTGTGCGCTTGGCTGCATGTCTTCAGCAACAAAACGCGGACATAGACGATCACATCCTTGTCGGTGACTGTCGCGTGTCGTCAGGGATCTGACGTTTCGTTGTAATGAGGTTGTGGCTGTAGTAAGTAATGGGTATGCTGATAGCCAAAGCTATTCAGATAACGGGTGGCATGCTACTTTGAGGGTGACAGAATACCTACATCTGTGATACTATGGCTTCACGGATAATTATTTATGCTATGTCCAGAGTCGACCTCAGGATAGATGCATAATTTGTCAGAGTTATTCGGTAGATACATACTCATCCACTGTTATCTCGGGGTCCTTATCCGGCATCCCGCTTGGACCCATATTATTTTCGATTGGACGTATCAAAACACTTCCCGTCTCTTTCAAAATCCACCTGTCCAACTCACCCAGGCGCAAAGGTCAAAGGTCCTCCCCCAAAAATCCAAGACCCAGTCAATCAGCctgcccagcccagcccagccagaAGGAATCGAGTGAGATCTCTCCCCAGTCTGTAAGAGCCAGACCGTCGATCTCTGTGTCTACAGTATCTCTATTTCTTGTGTGTCAACGTAATTACTGTTATTGTTACTTATTTAGATATATTGATTCAGTGAAAATACATTCACCGACAGAATAGAGATCTGAGGCCTCACTTGGGGTCTCTTATAACCTTGCTCTAGTCTAACTACGCCTTGATTTGGCATCTTGTCTTCCGCCTTGCTTCACAGGCTCGCTCATCATAGGTtgattacctacctacgtaCATAGTACCACCACCAGCAccctttcttcttccactTCTACTCTTAGATTCTTTCTAGTCAATCTACCGACTCCTCCTACTTCTTTCCCCCTTCTTCTCTGACTTCTTTTTTCCTTGGTCAAATCTAATTTTCAGCCAAGTCGAGAACTGAGGTCACCAGCCCCGTCACGTCAGATTCCACCCTGGTTTTTTGCGTGCCTATCCTTTGGATACTTTATCCGGGCTATCAGCGTGCGTACCTGAGTGCCGGGCCCGCCGCCGCGTTACCAAAGCCCAGTCCAGTCCCCCAACAGCACAATTCAGTACTGTACACTGCACACTGGAAAATAAGCGCGCCCACGCGGAAATACAACCTACCGAACCCGGATCAGAAAATCTGGTCGTCGAGggcacaagagacgaaattaataaGTCAGCTTCTGCCATTTTAGCCCAGCTACGGAGGTCGTTTGTTTTCTGTACCCTATACTCGgaggtcaacttttctgctacccccTTTGCCAGCCCGACCCGAACCAGCAAAGGCCCAGTCGCAGTCGCAGTCCCCATCCCGTCCACCTTGCGACTCCCGTTCTCCCCCCCGTCCCCCAGCACTGAAAGCGGATCGCCCTCTTTGTGGCATCGCTCTCCCGTGCCTTTCGCATTCTCCTTCCTGGGTCTGTCTTGACAATCCACCAATTCCTTTCTCGACAACCTCGATCTGCGCTCTTTTTGGGCTTCACTTTTTCCAGGTCAGCCACGATTGCAGTATTTATTACTGACCTATCTGAGGTCTTGACCATTGGACTCGTGACGTGCCATTCGCCCCATCGTCGTCTCATTCGCCCACTGCCTCCTCTTTCCCCCCAGTCCAACCGGCCTCATTCTCTCTCTTATCCGCTTTCGCAGCGCGAAACACACCACCAAAACTTCTACACACTGACGCTCACCGACGCCTTGACGACAACTATTTTCTAGCTACTATACGATCTGACACAACATATCTTGTGTATCTCTCTTTTTATCTCTCCTTGTCTTGTTTGAATTCCGACACGATCGCCATCGCAACTTACTCTCGATCTTGTCTCGTCGCGACGCGCGAAATATCTATTGTATAACGTCTCCCACCACTTCGAATACCTAGAAGTTGACGGTCGCGCTCGCGTCGTCAGCCAACGTTCTCTTGCCCTCCGTCCAACGTATGCGATAGTATTACAACGCGATTGTCGATATCCACGGCGTGGATTATCGACCTGACTTCTTAGTCATGATGGCAACCAGTATGGGCCCAAATTTCTCTGGGCATCCTGCCGGCATGGGACATCCAGGTGTCGCTGGCCATCCTATGGGTCCAGGTGGCATGCCTCATAACCAAGGCCAGCAAGGCGGTCCTGGTGGTGGAATGCCTCATCAATTTGGAGGACCCATGGTCTCTgctcaaggagctcaagTAAACCCTGCCCTCATGGGCGGTATGCCGCCGGGTGCGAACCCAAATGCTCATGCTTTACAGCATCTCAATCCCGCCACACAGCAGCAAATGATTCAGCAACAACTGCAGCAACAACATTGTATGTATTATCTTAATGGCACTGTCCCTGCCATCCCCTGTCTCTGCGCACGCGCTAATTGGCCTCCACAGTTGCTGGTAATCCGCAAGCGATGGCAGCGATGCGACAACAACAGTTGCTTCAACAAAGACAGTTTATGGCTCAACAAGCCGCTATCCAAGCCAACATGCATGGTGGCATGCCGATAAACATGGCCCAATTTAGCCAACTCAACCCGCAGCAGCTGCAAAATCTCAGAGGGAGACTGGGTCCTGTAAGTTGATTGACCCTTACGCCTCTTCGATCGGGCGTTCCTTCCACTAACAAATCAGGGACAGCATCCTCAGGCTCAAGCGATCATGGCGCAGCAGCTTGCTCTCCAGCAacatcaacagcagcagcagcaacaacaacagcaacaggcTGCACATGCTCAGCAAATGCAAGCTGGGCCTAATCCAGGCCAACAGATGCCCATGAATGCTCAAAGCCTTCAAGCCATGCAGCAACACAACCAGCTTGCTATGCAAAGCCAGATGGCAAACCAACAGGGCCAGCCCCAGGGTCAGCCTCAACCAAACCCTCAACAACAgcatcagcaacagcagcagcaacagcagcaacatcaacagcaacagcagcaacaacaacagcagcagcagcagcagcagcagcagcaacctcaACACACCCCTCAGCAGTCATCACAAGCTGGGACACCAGCTGCTACTGGGCCCCAAACCCCTGCCCAGACACCTAGCTCAACCCCTGCTCAGCCAACTCAGCTGCCACCTGGTCAGAATCAGCCTCCAGTGCCACAAACTCCTGCTCAATCCCAAGCTCAGCCTCAGCCACAACAGCCCCAGAACCAGGCACAAGCTCAGGCACAAGCTCAAGcgcaggctcaggctcaggcacAAGCGCAGGCGCAGGCTCAAGCCCAACCTCAGCCGCATCAAATGAACGCTGCCGCTGCCCAGCAGCTTGCGATACAGAACCAGATgttgcagcagcagcggaGAGAGAGTATGAAAGGCCAGTGTTTGCTTAAGCTAATGCAGTTCAACGAGCATCTTAGTGGCTTCTCCGTAAGTATTTTCATTATTCACGTCACGATATTATACTAACAAGGGTAATAGGGCCCCAAGGGTGACGTTTCATACTGGCAGAGTTTCGTGATGCGATTCTTCTCCCAAAACGGCGTTCTCCGTCACTCATTGCAAATTACCGATGCCGAAGATACAACCGATAAACAATACGAGATCCCCTACGCAAGTATTGCTCGCTACTTCCTCACTCATTTCAACAACGGCGTCAGAAACATACAGCTGGTCATGGACAAGGGTACGACAGATAGGCCTCTTCCAGGAGACTGCCATTGTATCGAGAACTCAAAGTCCAGTCTTGTCTACTGGTACGAGACAGGATCTCATGTAAGTTATCATTAGTTTGGTCTGAGCTATTGGAACTAACTGAATCACTAGTTGGTCGCGAGTGGTGCTCTACGAGTACAATTTGACGCGGAACAGAGGATCGAGCTATTCGAATTTCTTACAACAAGTCACGAAGAATACATCTCACGAAAGCAGGTCATCGATGCCGCTAAACCAGCCCATATGTGGATGAAGGAGTGGCACAAGACGAATTCGCAGGATGGCAAATCCCCTGAATTGtccaagaagggcaagggtCGACAGTTGAAGTCCCCCCAAACGCAGCCTCCGGAGGTTCTGGTTGATTTGCCAGACTCGGCCGTGAATAGCAAGGGTGTGACTGAAGCTGTCTTCCAGTTTCTTGAGGTAGGGACAGCTCACTCATCGTAAGTAAAGAGTGAAGCTAATGAATTTTGACCAGATTATTGAAGTGATGGGACAGATGAACCCATTATTCCAGTTGAACCACTCGAACCCCGGCATGGGTCCATATCAAGCTCTCGAGCAGTACGTCGCAACAAATATCAGTAACGCTCCTCCCAACATGAACGGTCAGCAAATGCCCCCCGGAGCCCGCACGCCTAGCTTTGGACAATTCCCGATGGGCGCCAGCCCCGCTGCGGCTCACATGAACCTACCCGGATCACCTCATATGGGTAGCCCAGCGCAGGGTCATATGCAGGcccctggaatgcagatgcagcAAAGTCAACAAGGATCCGGGTCAAGCGGACCTAGCGCAAACACATCCCCCGCCTCgaacaaaagaagaaggccatcAGCAGTGAAAGAGGAGGATGGATCTGGAGCTCCTACACCAAATGCTAATGGAATGCCTCGCAATGCCAAGCCCCCTACACCAAGAATGCCAAAACGACTAAAGGGCAACCCACCCGCATAATAGACGAGGGTGGACGGCTCTACTCAGATGTCGCTGTTATTgtttactctttttttttgtctatCTTCATTTTGCATTATGCTGCATGGTGGCGTCTCCGTTTTGGTTTCACTTTGGGCGCTGGCTCTTTGGGGAAAATACTTGGTAACGGCAGAATGAATTTATATGGAGTGGCGTGCATTTTCACAGTCACCCATCTATCCACTGCGGTCCTTGTCAATGCCTAGCGATTGCTCCGGAAACCTTCCAGGAGGCACATCCTGAACTGGTGGCTGCCTTCTCGAGCAGTGAGTGATTCGGGGCTCAAGGATACGGGTGGCGAGGCTATGCGAGTCACTTGCACACGCACATAACGACAGTAAACGAAATCGTCATGGGCCTGTTTCTTGAGCAACAGGATCAACATATAGAGGCGGGAGAGGAGGTCTGAACCTTAATCTGGGTAACAGAGTTGCAGTTACTCGTGTACGACTATAGGGGCTTGCGGCACAGGTCGACTTCCGACATCCTGGCTACCCTTTTTGTTTCGTTTCTAGTCATGTGCATTTGCTTTTTACTTGATTTTCTGCTGGAAAAGACGCTCGACAAGCAATTGGATGTACATGGGGGAGTTTGGAGACTCGGGGTATTGGTTGAGCCTGCCGCAGTTATTAAATATTGCGTTAATTCAAGAGTCAAAAGACAGAAAAAGACGGGGGAGGTGGGGAAGGCTGTGTTGCTTTTGAGCAGTTTGGATGTGCGAGGCTGTCTATCATGGGTGTTTTCCAATTATACCTAGGCTAAATAAGGAGTTGGGTCTTTAATGTGTCAAGTTTTAAATGTTCGAAGCTTTCCTATATCTACTTGTCCCCGtcgctatatatatatctatatatatccttcgttaaaactactaatacttgtAAtcataagagattatagtaattatataatatagtaagaggttaagtatataattaagtttaattatctataatattaataaagttagcttttattttagctttttaactttatattaaactcttaactatatatataaatttttttatctatagactttaatttaaatagagttttttatagtttaagctattatagctaaaatatattaaaaagctattatttaaaatatttatatttatttttaatagtttaaataaaaacttttaattctataaactataatatatattaatttattatattttaaaaagtaatctgcctttttataaggctagttttacttttaatataataatatattatattaaattactatatttcctattaaatctattataaaTCCctttaaaagataaaaaggctaaagaattatagaattttatagttaaatatagttaatattatattatttttaattaatagtaattattctatagagatatattttagcctttttattataaagatatatagaccttagaattaaattaaagttatatataaggctttaataatttaactataagtatattaaaaatactatatatattatttagctattaagctattattttttaattaaattataaagtaatatataattaatattataattataatttaaattaatttaatatattatatattaaagtaaaataatttatatttttttttctaataattttattaaataagaaaaaaaaaagtatataatattattataattttaataaagcttttattctttaatatagaattaattttattaaaccttattaaaaagtatagccttatagccttataatattattttattactaaagtttactattcttaagtatcttatttctttataaaataattaaaatctcagtcatatataatatctatatatgtGAAAGTTGGCCTCAAAGCATAAGTTACCGATTGACTTTGTATGTTTGAAAGGGCTTGTACTTGTCTCTAATAAGTATGTCTTATGATACGGAAAGGCCTGCAATATGTATGATATTTGCGGTATAAGTGCGATTTAACTATGCCCGGGATACATCGATTGAAAGATATGCTATTACAGACAAACGAAACGCTCTGTCGATACAAGAGCGGGTTTCATGTCGGACGGAAAATGAGCTGACCTCAACCATCGTCCTTTCTGTGCTCCATGCCTTGAGCATTCAGTATATATTTGGTCCCCATACACGACCCTCATTTGTGAAAAAAGTCATTTTCGTGTCGAAGACAGACGCGCCGTTTTGCCTACTGCTGAAATCCAAGCCCGTCAGCAACTTGTCTCTTGAAAGAAGCCAGTTTGAATGGGCATACGTACGTGAAGATGCTTAGGCAGTGCCACCAAACCACCAGCCGGTCGTCTTCTTGGTCGGAAGGGTTTCACCACGAATAGCAATATAGCACTTGAGTGCGCCTCCGGACGAAgccatcatctccttgagCAGAAACCACTCAAGCTCAGTGCGAGCCATGATGTCAGTCTTGGTGATGGGGTGACGATAGTGCCAGTCCTTGTCACTCAACCCGATTGGGAGAATAGAGCCGCGGAAGGTCCAGTACATTGTCGCAGCGATGAGCTTAGGACGACGAGTCGAGCGAGCGCGACGAGACTTGCTTGAATCAGGGACCGGGAGTTGTTCGCGCAGAAGATTGAGGAGATGGACCCTAGAGGTGTCTAGGGCGATGCGCAGGGGCGTATGAGGACAGTCCCACGGGTAAGTCAGAGAGCTGTCATTGTTGTTGGGATCATGGATAATAAGATCAAACTCGAGATCAGAAGCTCCTGTGATAGAGGGCAGGGAATTCGGGGACGCTGAGAGGACAGAGGTTGAAGTGTTGCGAGTCTCGGGTCTAGTGAGAGGGGGCGAGACTGGCGCAAAAGGCTTCGTCTTGGGCGGCTCATAAGCGAAAGGCTCTTCAGCGGTGATGCAAAGGTCCATGGTATTTGATCCTCGTTTTCGTTTATTTAGCAGTGTTGAATGATGCAGTGAGTTGAAGCACGGAGATATAATGATGCTCAGTGACGGTGGTGAGTGAGGATGCTGAGGCAGGCGTGCGGGGGTCTTGTAATCTAGAACACTCAGCGCATTTTGGAATGAGGGGTTCGATTATATCAAATTTTCTTGGGATTCTTCAGTTATTCACAGGCCTGCACCTGTGGATTGCGAACAGCGGGTTGGATCATGGTCGCGTTGGTTGTTATTTGAAAACCCGCCAGGGGCTGGCAGTGACAAGATGATTCCGATGTCACAGCACATGATCACACCGTTTGAGGAGTTCAGCCATTTCAAAATGCGTCTCAATAATGAATAACATCAAGCTCTATTGGTTATCGGTCTGCGCAAAACGATTCTTAAACTCCAGCTTCCCCTCAACCCTTCGCGACGCCTCCCTCACTCTCTTCTGACTGTTCAGGTTCGGCGCCGCTAACACTTGCAGGCCTCGGTTCAACAGCGTCTCCTTTGGGCGAACCTGGCTTGGTGTCTTCAGGTTTGGACGTCTTTTGGTCATCGTCATTGCCGTCTCCTGTCTTGTCGGATCCCTTGTTGCTAGGGTTGACCGGCTCCTTATGAGAGCTTGATGGTGCAGGTGAGGGCTGACGGGTGCTAGGGGGGGCTGTCTGAGGGGCATTAGTCAAGTCCTTCGAGTTGTTATTCGTAACATCACTTGAAGCTTGATTCGAAGGGGGATTCTGCGTGTTCCCCTGGGCCAGAACTTGAAGAGGCACATAAGCACGCTGGCGGCCAATGTATTAGCTATCTGCTCCTCTTCCACCACCgtccttttcctttcttgATACTTACGTCGACCAGAATGAATGCCCCGTAACTATTCGAAGCTATCTGAGCCATGATCGACCGGAACTCGTTGGGAGGTAGCTGGTCCGCGAACGACGTCTTTCGTACATTGTCTGTCGGTGTAATAGGACCAACTTCGGGGACTATCTCAAGCTTCGAGTATTGACTACGCGTGGTGTATAGAGTACACTGGCCCGAGTAGACTCTGTCCCCAAGATTGTGCTGCTTAGACCACCAGGATAAGTTGGCCAAAACTGTTTCGCGAGTTGGTGTGTAGTTATAGTGAGCATCGTTGGAAGCAAGGACGGTGCCTGCTCGGTGAAATATGATCTTGATCCTGATGTTTGAATTGAGAACATACTGATGCGCTGAGACCATTACTGGAGCAGGTTGCCAGTACAGGGGCGTGTAAGTTGTATAAGGCAACGAGACTACCAGAGTGGAAGGGACCGCTCTTGGGGCCACTGGGACAATGTAGTTCCCAAAGATTGGAGGCTGGAAGTAGAATGCCATTTTGCACAAAGGGAAATCAATTAGCACGATGTGAGATTTATTAcaatttcttctttcttttcaggTCATGTCACTCTGTTTATATAGTTTAGTTTAGTTTAGGACGCTACATCGTTGAATCACGGACTTGATGTGTGTAAGTTGGTGATAGTTTGTTTGGTGTTGTTACTGTCCGGCCCGTATCACTATCTACCCTGTGCAACAATATGACTCTGACAATACTTCACGATTTTAAGCACCATCGCTTTGTGATTAACTGCCATCGTAGGCTATTGGGGTTCCCTTTTCCCATCTCGTAATCCACCCTTGCATGTTTTGTTTCACCTGATCACCTTAGCCACTGATTCATTGATCAGAAAGAAGTAAGTTGCGATGTAGTGAGACAGTCATCAGGGGCAAAACGATTTTACGACAAAGCAATCCTTAGGTTAAGTACGCAATCTTCCTATCAAATCAAATATCTTAGAATGAGTCAGATTATCTCGTCCAAATTCGTTCATGCACCCTCTGGGAGGAAAGTGCGCATCATTTGCACTTACCCGGCACCCGGCACTAGGTAGATAGAAGCACTGGACCCAAGTCTGCCTTCTCTCTCTTTCCACCCCAATCAAACATGCACACAACATCTTCCGATAACGAGATCTTTACTCAATCCCCACTCTGCTCGTCCAGGACATTCAATCTACAACAAATGTTTAGTGCAATAGCCTATTAAGCGACAACTACAAATGAGGAAAATGCGCGACAATACAGATCCTAGCAGcttctcatcgtcgtcacGCAGGGAGCTAGCTGTCTCTGACGTATCACATCCCACTAAGATCGACGGTCTTGCCTTGCTCCCCATCACACAGCTGCGGTGACACGCTGCCTAGCCTACCTGGCTAGCTGGCTTGCCGGCCCCTACAAACTCTATCGATCGCTATTTTGACGAGAAGACGGCCGTTCGACCCATCATAGGTAGGCGGCTGTGGCTGGTATTTAAGCAATCTACCCATCGTTGTGGATAATGACATAACAAGATTACCAGCGAACAGGGACGGCTATCGCGCGTTGGTTGTTAAATGCAACCAACAAGGGAGAGAAAGAGTCTCGGCACTTGCTATGCCGTCTGCAGCATGTGCTCTCTCCCTGCAGCTTTCAAGCTGAACTCTGCCTGTCTCAGTGCAAAATGAAGCGGTGTCCTTGAAAGTTACCTGCCCTCCATAGTCGGTCCGTCGGGCTGATATATCAAAGCGCCACATCCTCAACGTCCAGTCGTTAGTCTGCGATCTCCTGCAGCCCATTGCCCCGGGTGTCATCCTCCGCTTAACCCGCCTGTTCGACAAGACCTCAACTTATTGAAATGCCCTGATTGGAACATCGAAAACTCGGTGGCGCCCAAGTTGTTTTTGCTTCTTACAACAATCTCGTCCATTCAGTATTAATTTCGCTCTTGGCCCTCGAATTCAGTGATTTGCAATTCTCTTTGTCATTTCTTGAGGCCCGGCGTTACATGCACAAAACACAAGCTGGCCGATAACCCGCGAAACTCACAAAACACCCAATTTGATATAGCCGCACAACCATGATACAATGACTACAGAACCGAAGAGAGGCGGGATCCTTATTCCACCATGGTTCGAGTACCATCGACCAAGTTGCTCAGACTGGGCGATCGTCAGCATTGTGTTTGGCATGACGATCTGCCTGACCTTGTTTGGACTTGTCCGCGTCTCAATTCAAACGTATCATCAATGGAAGCGCACCCACAGAATAACCACTTATATGGTTCTAATATGGCTTGAGTTGATCGCCAGTGCAGTTATTGGAGGGCTCGGTTGGGGTTATGTTCGTGGAACTATTCGTCCAGGGTATGTATATTTTGTTCTCTGTTTGTCTTTATTTGCTAACAGTTCAAATAGCTTTCTAATATACTTCTTCATTTGTATGATGTCCAGTCCCAGGATGCatatatatactaatatCGGCAGTGTTCCTATGGGTGTTTCAGATCCATTGTATTATGCAAATTATTGTCAACCGAATCGCCCTCCTACACGTTTCACCAACCATCGTTCGACGACTGAAATGGGGCATCTTTAGTATTCTTGCTCTTATCAACATTTCAGTCTTTTGTATCTGGATACCCGCTCGCCTGCAAATCAGCCAGACATATATCGATATCAACGATGTTTGGGATCGAATTGAGAAAGGCATTTTTGCAGTCGTCGATTTGGCTTTGAACCTCTACTTTGTCTATCTAGTCCGTTCTTCTCTCATCGCATACGGCCTCAACAAATATGTTGTGCTATATCGCTTCAATCTGATCATGGTGGttatctccatctccatggATGTAAGTGTGACTTATGAAGTACAACAAGGTGCAACTGAATAATTTGAACACAGATCCTCATTATTGGCTCAATGTCATTACGGAACACCTTCTTGTATGTCGAAGCTCTTAGTTCAAGAAACGTTTCTAACTGTCGCACAGATACGTCGAATTCCACCCTCTTGCGTATTTGGTCAAGCTACATATCGAGCTGTCCATGGCTGAGCTCATTGCAAAGATCGTCAAGGCATCTGGGCCGAATCTAGCTCCTTGTCGTTGCGCCTGTCATGATGAACCCAACCACATATTCCTCCATCAAATGCAATCTCGACATAGTGCTCCAGCAACGACCAACCTTACGTCTCCCACCATTGGAAGACTCCGCCGCTCTTGGCCGACCTTTACAAAGAATACACACAATCGGGAGAAGCGACGCGGAGTAGGACGACTCATGTCGCTGACCTCAACTCGGAAGACCTCACGGAAGAAGCCAAgtaccaaagacagcaaaCCACAACAAGAAGCCTGGAAGTCAGACACCAACGTACTGAGAGATTGTGGCTCGCAAAGCATGCCAAGCTCCGTGGAACAATCCAATAAAGAATCTCATTCGCACAACGACTGAGACATACCGATGATAAGTAATATTCAACACAACTTGAATCGGCATCTCGACATACCCATTTTATTGTTTCGGTAGACAGTTCGGCCCCACCGAACAACTACCGGTACACCCCGGCTTCCCCCACACTCTCCACTGGGACAGACCGATAAGGCATTGCCGAACTGCGAGAAATGTCTGCAGAAAGGCGAAGGGGTACTAGAAAATCCAACTTCAGAGCTTCAGGCAAAGAAGTACATGATCTGAGCCTGGTTCATAATGCACCAAGATGACCCACTAATCTCATTTCTTGTGTTGGCAGCCAAGTGTTCTGATCCTCTCAGGACATCTTTCTCAATGCCATAGTGTCTTGGGCTAACCCATGGACAATTCAATACTTTTGGCCATTGAGAAGAGGTAATCATACAAGCGAGTTCTTACGTGTTGAAATGAAGCCGACAGAGGAGTCTGACCTTGAGCAATCTCAAATAGTGCCAGGAAAGACAGAATGGAATCTTAGAGGATCAGTGAGGAGGCACAACAAAAAGCAGCAACAGGCTCATCGTGAAACGAAACAGAGCTCAGATTCCCGTGCTAAGTCGAATCATAAAAGCGTATGATACACGATGTTCATTTGATTGAACAATCAGAGCAGCACAATACGCGAGTTATTCCAATCCACCGCTTGTGTGACAGAGGTAGCTAATCAGTACGCCACCACGCGGATTATTACTGATTAGCTTCCTCTGTCATATAAGTGGTAGAATAGAATAACTCGCATATTGTGCTACTTTGCTTGTTGGTATTGACGacttctttatttttattgtTATATTATGAAAGAGGGAGGACTTTTCACCATCTATTTAGAGCTTGTATTTTCAGAGCTTTAGATCTAATGTTAAGCCCTGTGGCACTACTGCTATCACTACTGTTCTTTCACTGTTGCATAGTTAATATTTGCTGTTCAGTTTGCAGCTTCTTCTGCAGTGCTAGCAGCTAaatattcattcattcgaTACACGAGTGAAACAACACAGTCAATCAAACACGTTTGATTTGGTCACGATAACGTTTTGAATCGCATTTATCATGTCTTTTGATATCACTGTTTGTAGAGACGCTGGCTATTTTCCAGCTTGATCCGCTATTAGACAAATAGCAAAAGAACGCCGTTAATCCTGTACAGGTCCATGCCCAAGTCCTTTCGTCGTGTCTTTGGTGACACTATGCCGCATATGTTTTTTGTTTCCGAACACTTGGTTCCGGCAGATATCGTTCAAGCTCCCCCCCTTATAGCAAATAGTCATATAATGTTCCCAAAAATGCTTTGTCATTTCGTCATACTCCCAAATTTGTTCCAGATGCGTGCTTGTTCCAAATCATAAAACAGCCACCCGCTGACCGTCGAGACACTATATACCTCCGAAATATAGGCCTTCCACTTGGCTTCGTGGCCGATGCTGTAGCATCAATTACATGACACCAGGAGCCGGGTTCTCGTGCTTAGCGGTACTGCCCTTGCCCCTCCATGTGCTGACGGCAGGGATGTTAGCCTCGTAGCGGACTTCCTCAGTGCCATAGGCGCCGGGTGTGAGCTTGATCAGCGTGTGAAGTGGGACATTCATCCAAGGACTCTTGGACTGGTCTTTCTTCA carries:
- a CDS encoding hypothetical protein (TransMembrane:5 (o6-23i30-52o72-90i111-137o143-163i)) produces the protein MVLIWLELIASAVIGGLGWGYVRGTIRPGFLIYFFILFLWVFQIHCIMQIIVNRIALLHVSPTIVRRLKWGIFSILALINISVFCIWIPARLQISQTYIDINDVWDRIEKGIFAVVDLALNLYFVYLVRSSLIAYGLNKYVVLYRFNLIMVVISISMDILIIGSMSLRNTFLYVEFHPLAYLVKLHIELSMAELIAKIVKASGPNLAPCRCACHDEPNHIFLHQMQSRHSAPATTNLTSPTIGRLRRSWPTFTKNTHNREKRRGVGRLMSLTSTRKTSRKKPSTKDSKPQQEAWKSDTNVLRDCGSQSMPSSVEQSNKESHSHND